One Gammaproteobacteria bacterium genomic window, CTGACCGGCTCAGTGAGGGCGAATTGCGCCAGGTCAGAGAGCGTATCGGACAGCGTATCGTCGGGCTCGATGACGATGACGCTGACGCAGTTGATGTAGTGGCGATCAGCGCCGCCCCGGCCGAAACGGTCGTGCGCCAGTTACCCGACGGCAGCGAGCAGCGCGAGACACGCGTTGCACCACCGCGGGTAGAAGAGCTGGCCGACGCACTGCAGCGGATGATGGACCGCGATCCGGCGCTGATGGAGGAGTTGCGTGATGCCAGCGTTTTTCTGCTCGCGCGACGTCATCTGCAGGCGGCGGAAAACGATTATCGCAAGCAGCGATCTGCGGAGCTGGTTTCTTCGTATACGAAAAAGGCCGTTGTCGGAGCCCTTGCGGCAGTTGCCCCGGGCACTGATGTGCTGATTCAGGGCTACCTGGGCGCCAACTTCGTGCGTGAATTATGCGAGCTGTACGACGTCAGCCCGCGAGATATCGACGTGCAGCAGTTTCTGAAGCTCAGTCAAACTCATATCGGCAGAACGCTGCCGCTGTTGATGGCCATTGGCGGCAATGCACTGAAGGCCTTTCCCGGTGCCGGCACTGTCGCCGGAGGCCTTATGCATGCCGTGGCGTATGGGCTCATATTCGACGCGCTCGGCAGTTCGCTGACACAAACTCTAAATGAAAGCGGTCGGCTGCGTCCGGCACCGGCAGCCTCGCTGTTCAGGAAACAACTTGGTGAAAATCTGGAAAAACGTACAGCGCGCGTGGCAAAACTTGCTTGGGACGCCCGCCGCAAGCTCGACGACTGAGCAGCAGGCCGCGTCCGGCGATACGCATCTGCAGCTGGCGCGTCGCAGCCTGCAGGATCTGCTGGAGGATCCGCGCGTGCCGGTGCCGGTGCGCGAAGCGCTGTCGGAGGACTATGCCCAGGTCGAGCGCATGCTCGACAAGCTGGAGCACGGGCATATTCACATTGCCGCATTCGGTCGCGTGAGTGTTGGCAAGTCCTCGGTTCTCAATGCGCTTCTCGGGGAGCAGCATTTTGCCGTCAGCGCCCTGCACGGTGAAACAAAACGCGCCAGCAGCTCCTCGCTAACCTCCTACGAAGCAGCCGGCGTTTATCTGATCGATACGCCCGGTATCAATGAAATCGATGGCGAGGCACGCGAAGAACTCGCACGTGACGTCGCGTCACGCGTTGACCTGGTGCTGTTTGTGGCCGATGGAGACCTCACCGAAACGGAGCTCGATGCCCTGCGCTCGCTCGACCGGCAGCAGCGCCCGCTGCTGCTGGTGCTAAACAAGGCGGACCGTTATTCCGGGGACGAGCTCGCCCTGTTGCAGCAGACATTGGCGCAACGCACTGCCGGGTTGGTCGACCCGCGAAATATTGTCGCGGCATCAGCGCATCCGGCTGAAGTGACTTATGTGCGGGTCGACGATGCTGGCAACGAGCAGACCAGTCGCGAGCGGCCGCCGGCTGATGTGGTGAGGCTGAAAGAGCGGCTGTGGGAGATACTCGAAGCCGAAGGCCAGACGCTGGCCGCGCTCAACGCCAGTCTTTTCGCCGGTGAGCTCAGCGACCGGGTTGCGGTCAGGATACTCGAGACCCGGCGCGTGCTCGGTGAGCGGCTCATCCGCACCTACTCTGTTTCCAAGGGCGTCGCGGTCGCGTTCAACCCGGTGCCCGTAGCCGACCTGTTTGCCGCTGCGTTTGTGGACGGGGCGATGATCTGGCACCTGTCAAAACTCTATGACCTGCCGCTCGGCCGTGGCGAGGCCAGCCAGCTGGCCGGCACGATTGTTACGCAACTTGCCGTGCTCATGGGAACTGTATGGGCAATGCACTTTGTCTCGTCGGCGCTAAAGGTCAGTACCGCAGGCATGTCAACGCTGGTAACCGCAGGAGCACAGGGAGCGGTGGCCTACTACGCTACTTTTGTCGTCGGCAAGGTGGCTGAACGCTATCTGGCACAGGGAAAATCCTGGGGGGAGGGTGGTCCCAAGCAGGTTGTGCAGGAGATCCTCGACAGCGTCGATCGCGATTCGATACTCTCCGAGGCACGGGCTGACATTAAGGCTCACCTCAAAGGAGTGCGCTGATGAATTTTCTTTCCAGGATCAGTATCGCTCTGGCAGTTGCATGCGCGATCGCCGGCTGCGAGCCGAAAGAGGTCGACGAAACCGTGTGGGACGACCAGATAAAGACCATGGACAAGGCGCGCGAGGTCGAAGACAAGCTGATGAACCGGGCAGATCAGTTACGCCGGGACGTTGGTCAGGACGACGAGGAAGATCCGCCGCAGTAGAGTCATGCGCGTGCGCAAACTGATTACCCTGTCGCTGGTTGTGTTGCTGCTGGCCGGCTGCCGCAGCTTCGGTGATGGCCTGGTCAACACCGGTCGCAGCGCACTGCGCAGCCTTTCGGGAACCAGCATCGGGCAGGTAACCGTGGGTGGCAGCACAATTGAGTACCTGGAGCGTGATGCCGCCGGGCCGACACTGGTCATGCTGCACGGCTTTGCGTCAGAAAAAGATTCGTGGCTGCGCTTCATGCGCAAGATGCCGCGTCAGTACCGGTTGCTCGCCCTTGACCTGCCCGGTCATGGCGGGTCCAGTCGTGACCCTCAGTTCGACTACAACATCGAGAATATCGTCGAGCTGGTCGACCTTGCTATCGAAGAGCTGGCGGATGAACCGGTGCACATCGCAGGGTCATCGCTTGGTGGCATGGTTGCGACTTTGCTGGCAGCCAGGCACCCCGCGGAAGTGGCATCGCTGGCGCTGTACGCCCCTGCGGGCGTCTATCCGCGCGAACCGAGCAAATTTCAGCAGGCTCTGGCGCGCGGAGAAAACCCGCTGATAGCCACCACGCCGGAAGAGTTCGAGCGATTAATGGATATGGTCTTCTATGACCCTCCGCCGCTGATGTGGCCGGTGGGTCCGTCGATTCGGCGCTACGCGATTTCACGCGCGCCATTTCATCGCAAGATCTGGGCAGACCTGTGGCCAGGGCATCCGACTGTTAACGAGCTTTTGCCGGCAATAGACAAACCTGTGCTGCTGGTTTGGGGCAGCGAGGACGAAATACTCGACGTGTCGAGCGTGGAGATTTACCAGCAGTTGTTACCACAGGTCGAAACGGTGGTCGTGAACGAGCTTGGTCATGCCACGATCAACGAGCGGC contains:
- a CDS encoding DUF697 domain-containing protein; its protein translation is MKAVGCVRHRQPRCSGNNLVKIWKNVQRAWQNLLGTPAASSTTEQQAASGDTHLQLARRSLQDLLEDPRVPVPVREALSEDYAQVERMLDKLEHGHIHIAAFGRVSVGKSSVLNALLGEQHFAVSALHGETKRASSSSLTSYEAAGVYLIDTPGINEIDGEAREELARDVASRVDLVLFVADGDLTETELDALRSLDRQQRPLLLVLNKADRYSGDELALLQQTLAQRTAGLVDPRNIVAASAHPAEVTYVRVDDAGNEQTSRERPPADVVRLKERLWEILEAEGQTLAALNASLFAGELSDRVAVRILETRRVLGERLIRTYSVSKGVAVAFNPVPVADLFAAAFVDGAMIWHLSKLYDLPLGRGEASQLAGTIVTQLAVLMGTVWAMHFVSSALKVSTAGMSTLVTAGAQGAVAYYATFVVGKVAERYLAQGKSWGEGGPKQVVQEILDSVDRDSILSEARADIKAHLKGVR
- a CDS encoding alpha/beta fold hydrolase, translated to MRVRKLITLSLVVLLLAGCRSFGDGLVNTGRSALRSLSGTSIGQVTVGGSTIEYLERDAAGPTLVMLHGFASEKDSWLRFMRKMPRQYRLLALDLPGHGGSSRDPQFDYNIENIVELVDLAIEELADEPVHIAGSSLGGMVATLLAARHPAEVASLALYAPAGVYPREPSKFQQALARGENPLIATTPEEFERLMDMVFYDPPPLMWPVGPSIRRYAISRAPFHRKIWADLWPGHPTVNELLPAIDKPVLLVWGSEDEILDVSSVEIYQQLLPQVETVVVNELGHATINERPAAMARLQRDFLASLQDGTDYGSR